In the genome of Shewanella glacialimarina, one region contains:
- a CDS encoding DUF4440 domain-containing protein: MKLLKPVIIMMLVSLFVTMASMPCYSNTKSDNDMLNENYSHLTKGFYNLNMEVINDIYIDDAVYISETQDKDIVYGKKNIIDLYHKFFDKIKRKNAKIEIDFRVAIRQSSADQSTDIGYYLVRFHPGKESGEPVSEFAGKFVTVSRLTAEGKWKISVDSNTRSKPEFYYRAKPMPNWYYGKQFIQQSTEQPK; encoded by the coding sequence ATGAAGCTTTTGAAACCCGTAATAATAATGATGTTAGTCAGTCTGTTTGTCACTATGGCTTCAATGCCTTGTTACAGTAATACAAAATCAGATAATGACATGCTAAATGAAAATTATAGTCATCTAACAAAGGGATTTTATAACCTTAACATGGAGGTTATAAATGATATATACATTGACGATGCTGTTTATATTTCTGAAACACAAGATAAAGATATTGTTTACGGAAAAAAAAATATTATTGATTTATATCATAAGTTTTTTGATAAAATTAAACGGAAAAACGCTAAAATTGAAATTGATTTTCGCGTAGCAATTCGTCAGTCATCAGCTGACCAATCGACCGACATTGGTTATTACCTGGTAAGGTTTCACCCTGGTAAAGAATCAGGAGAACCTGTAAGTGAATTTGCCGGAAAATTTGTTACAGTCTCCAGACTTACAGCGGAAGGTAAATGGAAAATAAGTGTCGATTCTAACACTCGCTCAAAACCTGAGTTTTATTACCGCGCCAAACCTATGCCAAATTGGTATTACGGTAAGCAATTTATTCAACAATCTACAGAACAACCTAAATAA
- a CDS encoding YchJ family protein: MQFATFDHNQPCPCHSGIAYQACCSVYHTHKIVADSADILMRSRYCAFVVGEFNYLIDTHHQQYLGGLTAEQLSQGNTQWLGLQVLAHQLIDKSHPAFELTFIVTEQAIVTFKAWYKLDKGVDAIFEQSHFVRLDGQWFYTQGVQMETALPRRNDLCVCQSGKKFKQCCIN; the protein is encoded by the coding sequence ATGCAATTTGCTACCTTTGACCATAATCAACCTTGCCCATGCCATAGCGGAATAGCCTACCAAGCCTGTTGCTCTGTTTATCACACACATAAAATAGTTGCTGACAGTGCCGACATATTAATGCGCTCTCGTTATTGTGCATTTGTCGTTGGTGAGTTTAATTATTTAATCGATACCCATCACCAGCAATATTTGGGTGGCTTAACAGCTGAACAATTATCTCAAGGTAATACACAATGGTTAGGCTTGCAGGTATTAGCACATCAATTGATAGATAAAAGTCATCCGGCTTTCGAACTGACATTTATCGTTACAGAACAAGCAATTGTGACATTTAAAGCTTGGTATAAGCTTGATAAAGGCGTTGATGCTATTTTTGAACAGTCACATTTTGTTCGACTGGATGGTCAATGGTTTTATACCCAAGGCGTGCAAATGGAAACCGCTTTGCCGCGCAGGAATGATCTTTGCGTATGCCAAAGTGGTAAGAAGTTCAAACAATGCTGTATCAACTAA
- a CDS encoding bifunctional diguanylate cyclase/phosphodiesterase, with product MTQEQNQHLLELIVNSSAKQQGNFTKTSELVSRLLQQHFVDSTVSVWLFDEKLDSAEPSYDGQQNPSLSCSKRLISHYSGCDNNRPISTLGTVQSGINICYFDELKNHRFIATNNISHDNQLIHSFDYYGVNQIVSALNVAIRINGHIEGVLAIDFKSSFEWQLEQIQIVIQCADQLALTLATRYSYDKSEQIHLLRNAAEHSEHVVMIVNTDTLVVDYVNFAHQRMTGLLRSDIEHQSVMNLDIFRNKPDVLQHILAKLANNESVIGDIKLKRVDGKQYWLHYHITGFMTEQGHHYALVSSYDISSEFEHQADLEYLAWHCSLTGLHNRSFFTPLLDKAQDGILLLVDLLGFKRFNDTHGHEQGDSLLIEVARRLKHFAANCKAIDVARIGSDEFCILLPHMMSEKELDELVSKLTTNLSASMIINREKVEPKPAIAIVDIGSVIDLFAPLSCADIALQYAKKQSNGYYQFFNQELLQQFQNNADIEKDLQSAIKGRQFELYYQPLMDFQSHQYVGAEALIRWNHPRKGVLYPGAFIEIAEQSGMINAVGSWVLETACKQLNLWQHKNVDITMHVNVAARQFFSGDLFEQVWDLLTRYRIKPRSLILEITETELMGDIRYAINLCHELADLGVGIAIDDFGTGYSSMKYLKQFPITKLKIDRSFIMDISSSKQSREIVSAIIAMAKALNMSITAEGVETIEQAIFLENMLCDQAQGYLYSPAIRVNDFNDLVLNSLQ from the coding sequence ATGACACAAGAACAAAATCAGCACCTTTTAGAGTTAATTGTAAACTCTAGTGCGAAACAGCAGGGAAATTTTACAAAAACCTCTGAGTTAGTTAGTCGGCTATTGCAGCAACATTTTGTTGATTCTACTGTATCCGTTTGGCTATTTGACGAAAAGTTGGATAGTGCAGAACCATCATATGATGGGCAACAAAACCCTTCTTTATCCTGCTCAAAAAGACTGATTTCTCATTATTCAGGCTGCGATAACAATAGGCCAATATCCACCTTAGGCACTGTGCAGTCGGGCATAAACATTTGTTATTTTGATGAATTAAAAAACCACCGTTTTATAGCCACTAATAATATCTCGCATGATAACCAACTAATCCATTCTTTTGATTATTATGGTGTTAACCAGATTGTAAGCGCTCTTAATGTTGCTATACGGATTAATGGTCATATTGAGGGGGTGTTAGCGATTGACTTTAAATCATCATTTGAATGGCAACTTGAACAAATTCAAATTGTGATTCAGTGTGCGGATCAGCTTGCATTAACTTTGGCAACTCGATACTCCTACGATAAATCAGAACAAATCCATTTGTTGCGCAATGCTGCAGAACATTCAGAACATGTGGTTATGATTGTCAATACAGATACTTTAGTTGTCGATTATGTCAATTTTGCCCATCAAAGAATGACAGGCTTATTACGCAGTGATATTGAACATCAAAGTGTGATGAATTTAGATATTTTTCGAAATAAACCCGATGTACTTCAACATATATTGGCAAAGCTTGCGAATAATGAAAGTGTAATAGGAGACATTAAACTTAAGCGAGTTGATGGCAAACAATATTGGCTACACTACCACATTACCGGTTTTATGACAGAGCAAGGTCATCACTATGCCTTGGTTTCAAGTTATGACATCTCATCTGAATTTGAACACCAAGCAGATTTGGAATATTTAGCATGGCACTGTAGTTTAACTGGCCTACATAATCGATCTTTCTTTACTCCACTGCTGGATAAAGCCCAAGATGGCATATTATTATTGGTTGACCTATTAGGCTTTAAACGATTTAACGATACCCACGGCCATGAACAGGGTGACTCGTTATTAATTGAGGTTGCTAGACGTTTAAAACACTTTGCCGCGAACTGCAAAGCAATAGATGTGGCTCGAATTGGCAGTGATGAGTTTTGTATTTTGTTGCCCCACATGATGTCAGAAAAAGAGTTAGATGAGTTGGTCAGTAAACTCACCACCAATTTATCTGCTTCTATGATTATTAATAGAGAAAAAGTTGAACCTAAACCGGCTATTGCTATCGTTGACATTGGTTCAGTAATTGATTTATTTGCACCTTTATCCTGTGCAGATATTGCGTTGCAATACGCAAAAAAACAGTCCAACGGTTATTATCAATTTTTTAACCAAGAATTACTTCAACAATTTCAAAATAATGCTGATATAGAAAAAGACTTACAGTCGGCTATTAAAGGTCGTCAATTTGAGTTGTACTATCAACCGTTAATGGATTTTCAGAGTCATCAGTACGTCGGAGCTGAAGCATTAATTAGATGGAATCACCCTCGAAAAGGGGTGCTATATCCTGGTGCATTTATTGAAATAGCTGAACAGTCGGGCATGATTAATGCCGTAGGATCTTGGGTATTAGAAACAGCATGTAAACAATTAAATTTGTGGCAGCATAAAAATGTGGACATTACCATGCATGTCAATGTCGCTGCTAGACAGTTTTTTAGTGGTGATTTATTTGAACAGGTGTGGGATCTGTTAACGCGTTATCGCATTAAGCCAAGAAGCCTTATTCTTGAAATTACTGAAACTGAACTAATGGGCGATATTCGCTATGCCATTAACCTTTGTCATGAACTTGCCGATTTAGGTGTTGGCATCGCTATTGATGATTTTGGCACAGGCTACAGTTCAATGAAGTACCTTAAACAATTTCCTATCACTAAGTTAAAAATAGATCGTTCATTTATTATGGATATATCATCCAGCAAGCAGAGCCGTGAAATTGTGAGTGCGATAATTGCGATGGCTAAAGCACTGAATATGTCAATTACCGCCGAAGGGGTTGAGACAATTGAGCAAGCCATTTTTTTAGAAAATATGCTGTGTGACCAAGCGCAAGGTTACTTATATAGCCCAGCTATTCGAGTGAATGATTTTAATGATTTAGTTCTAAACTCACTACAATAG
- a CDS encoding DUF406 family protein, with amino-acid sequence MVNTIREQQQNVNDSCSDCGSFVDIGAVIDEHDTELVLVFKGDAAEIEANKLASTAQNRFDKVDVKIVHLGDDVKLILYFSVTVEKMLFQLENGV; translated from the coding sequence ATGGTTAACACAATTAGAGAACAACAGCAGAACGTAAACGACTCATGCAGTGATTGTGGGAGTTTTGTCGATATCGGCGCCGTAATTGATGAGCACGATACCGAGTTAGTATTAGTTTTTAAGGGGGATGCAGCTGAAATTGAAGCAAATAAGCTTGCCAGTACAGCACAGAATCGTTTCGACAAGGTCGATGTTAAGATTGTTCATCTAGGCGATGATGTTAAGCTTATATTGTATTTTTCAGTGACGGTGGAAAAAATGCTATTTCAATTAGAAAATGGCGTGTAA
- a CDS encoding VC2046/SO_2500 family protein has protein sequence MQIESLLVNELQLGSRLNAAVENQRRGEFGLLLAMLSADSNDMAQFQFDKHLTIDQKLYKQFQLQQPQKLVDDLSATAEHTNNGAVFHSQGLCQFHLQQSLCPEAIVIRGKHDDAMTQALSNSSHLVRSKYEGLETHYEPTEDMHFVEQLERQRQISQTMIQLTA, from the coding sequence ATGCAAATTGAATCACTACTGGTCAATGAATTACAATTAGGCAGTCGTTTAAATGCGGCTGTCGAAAACCAGCGTCGTGGTGAATTTGGTTTACTGTTAGCCATGTTGTCAGCAGACAGTAATGATATGGCTCAATTTCAATTTGATAAACACCTGACGATTGACCAGAAACTGTATAAACAGTTTCAACTGCAACAACCACAAAAATTAGTTGATGATTTATCTGCTACTGCTGAGCATACAAATAATGGTGCTGTTTTTCACTCCCAAGGGTTATGTCAATTTCATTTACAACAAAGCTTATGTCCTGAAGCCATTGTAATACGAGGTAAACATGATGATGCAATGACTCAAGCATTAAGTAATAGCAGCCATTTAGTGCGATCAAAATATGAAGGGTTAGAAACCCATTATGAGCCTACTGAAGACATGCATTTTGTTGAGCAGTTAGAGCGTCAACGACAGATTAGTCAAACGATGATCCAACTCACCGCATAA
- a CDS encoding PLP-dependent cysteine synthase family protein: MPSNWVNQAIAKIDADYQRSADTHLIKLDLPQLNGVDIYLKDESTHPTGSLKHRLARSLFLYSLCNGWITQTTTIIESSSGSTAVSEAYFARLIGLPFIAVMPSTTAKKKIQQIEFYGGQCHFVDNSNQMYAESERLSKELNGHYMDQFTFAERATDWRGNNNIADSIFIQMQREPHPIPHWIVMSPGTGGTSATIGRYIRYQQLSTQLCVVDPENSVFYDYFHSGDKTLTGQKSSKIEGIGRPRVEPSFIAGVVDEMHKIPDAASIATMQWLETLIGRKTGASTGTNLYGALKLATRMQQQGQTGSIVTLICDAGERYLDTYYNPQWIENNIGCFKQFEQQLSDFNQSGLLSSLDC; encoded by the coding sequence ATGCCATCGAATTGGGTAAACCAGGCCATTGCTAAGATTGATGCAGACTATCAACGTTCTGCTGATACTCACCTTATAAAACTCGATTTACCACAACTTAACGGTGTTGATATTTATCTTAAAGATGAAAGTACTCATCCTACGGGCAGCCTAAAGCATCGTTTAGCCCGTTCGTTATTTTTATATTCTTTATGCAATGGTTGGATTACACAAACTACCACCATTATTGAATCATCGTCTGGTAGCACTGCGGTGTCTGAAGCGTATTTTGCACGTTTAATTGGTTTGCCTTTTATCGCGGTAATGCCTTCGACTACGGCTAAAAAGAAAATTCAACAAATCGAGTTCTACGGCGGGCAATGTCACTTCGTTGATAATAGTAATCAGATGTATGCTGAGTCTGAACGCCTTTCTAAAGAGTTAAATGGCCATTACATGGATCAGTTCACTTTTGCAGAGCGCGCCACAGATTGGCGGGGCAATAACAATATTGCTGACTCAATATTCATTCAAATGCAACGTGAGCCACACCCTATTCCCCACTGGATTGTAATGAGCCCCGGCACAGGTGGCACCTCAGCTACCATTGGGCGTTATATTCGCTACCAACAGTTGTCGACTCAACTGTGTGTGGTTGACCCTGAAAACTCGGTTTTTTATGATTACTTCCACAGTGGTGATAAAACGCTGACAGGCCAAAAAAGCAGTAAAATTGAAGGTATTGGACGACCTAGAGTCGAACCCTCCTTTATTGCTGGTGTCGTTGACGAAATGCATAAAATTCCCGATGCGGCATCTATTGCCACCATGCAATGGTTAGAAACCTTGATAGGCCGAAAAACGGGCGCATCAACAGGCACCAACTTATATGGTGCATTAAAATTAGCGACGCGAATGCAACAACAAGGGCAAACAGGCTCGATTGTGACGTTAATTTGTGATGCGGGGGAAAGATACTTAGATACTTACTATAATCCCCAATGGATTGAGAACAATATTGGTTGCTTTAAACAATTTGAACAGCAACTAAGTGATTTTAACCAAAGTGGATTACTCAGTTCATTGGATTGTTAA
- the queE gene encoding 7-carboxy-7-deazaguanine synthase QueE, whose product MSYPVNEVFETIQGEGTFTGVPALFVRLQGCPVGCSWCDTKQTWDVLVENKVSPEQVIAVDGTIGRWANHDGTSLIAAFNREGFSAKHVVITGGEPCLYDLTELTNQLIDSGYSVQIETSGTFEVLCHQDAWVTVSPKINMKGGYKVLSQALTRANEIKHPIATDKHIEELDDLLKDIDIEDKTICLQPISQKPRATALAMKVCIERNWRLSIQMHKYLDID is encoded by the coding sequence ATGAGCTATCCAGTTAACGAAGTGTTTGAAACTATCCAAGGTGAAGGGACTTTTACCGGTGTGCCAGCACTCTTTGTCCGTTTACAAGGTTGCCCTGTGGGCTGCTCTTGGTGTGACACCAAACAAACTTGGGATGTACTGGTTGAAAACAAAGTGTCGCCTGAACAAGTGATTGCGGTTGATGGCACCATTGGTCGCTGGGCTAACCATGATGGTACGAGTCTTATCGCCGCATTTAATCGTGAAGGCTTTAGTGCAAAACACGTAGTGATTACAGGCGGTGAACCTTGCTTGTATGATTTAACTGAGTTGACCAACCAATTAATCGACTCTGGCTACAGTGTCCAAATTGAGACTTCGGGCACTTTTGAGGTGCTATGTCATCAAGATGCCTGGGTAACAGTATCACCTAAAATCAATATGAAGGGTGGATATAAGGTATTAAGCCAAGCTTTAACGCGTGCCAATGAAATTAAACACCCAATAGCCACAGATAAACATATTGAAGAGCTGGATGATTTACTCAAGGATATTGATATTGAAGATAAAACTATCTGCTTACAACCTATTAGCCAAAAGCCTCGCGCTACAGCATTGGCGATGAAAGTCTGTATTGAGCGTAACTGGCGTCTCTCGATTCAAATGCATAAGTATTTAGATATTGATTAA
- the queC gene encoding 7-cyano-7-deazaguanine synthase QueC: protein MSQTSLPSKALVVFSGGQDSTTCLIQALTEYDEVHGITFDYGQRHRQEIDVAKALATQLNLVSHKVLDTTLLNELAISALTRDAIPVSHELMNNGLPNTFVPGRNILFLTLAGVYAYQLGCDAIITGVCETDFSGYPDCRNEFVKSMEHTLALGMDKPLKIITPLMWLNKAETWALADKYQQLDLIKQQTLTCYNGIIGDGCGDCPSCLLRQRGLDDYLQNQQQVMSSLHAKIQPST from the coding sequence ATGTCTCAAACATCATTGCCAAGCAAAGCATTAGTCGTATTCAGTGGTGGTCAAGACTCAACCACCTGTCTTATTCAAGCGTTGACTGAATATGATGAAGTACACGGTATTACTTTTGATTATGGCCAGCGCCACAGACAAGAAATTGATGTCGCTAAAGCTCTGGCTACACAACTAAACTTAGTCAGTCATAAAGTATTAGACACTACACTGCTAAACGAATTGGCCATTTCAGCATTGACCCGTGATGCTATTCCTGTTTCCCACGAATTAATGAATAATGGTTTACCTAATACTTTTGTCCCTGGACGAAATATTTTATTTCTTACTCTTGCAGGCGTATACGCTTACCAACTCGGTTGTGATGCCATTATCACCGGTGTGTGTGAAACTGACTTTTCAGGCTATCCAGATTGTAGAAATGAGTTTGTTAAATCAATGGAGCACACTTTAGCCTTAGGCATGGATAAGCCACTAAAAATCATTACTCCTTTGATGTGGCTTAACAAAGCAGAAACATGGGCTTTAGCGGACAAATACCAGCAATTAGACCTGATTAAACAACAAACGCTGACCTGCTATAACGGTATAATTGGCGACGGTTGTGGTGATTGCCCATCGTGTTTATTACGTCAACGCGGCTTAGATGATTATCTGCAAAATCAACAACAAGTCATGTCGTCATTGCACGCTAAAATACAGCCATCGACATAG
- the rrtA gene encoding rhombosortase, with protein MGKTTSSLIKPYQFTLVISVICIVLFALSITNPIIVDTNSLFKFQHDAIANGQIWRLLTGNLLHTNIWHLVMNLAGFWVIVFLHELHYQRHTGKLTLLFLCLCVLEGVGLYIFYPELRAYVGLSGLLHGLFTFGAVMDIRKGLRSGYLLLIGVIIKVGYEQYFGASAGISELINARVATESHLVGLVAGLICAIFWLTVANKFRHKK; from the coding sequence ATGGGTAAAACAACTTCATCATTAATCAAGCCATATCAATTTACCTTGGTTATCAGTGTCATTTGTATTGTTTTATTTGCCCTAAGTATCACTAACCCCATCATTGTCGATACCAACAGCTTATTCAAATTTCAACATGATGCTATTGCTAATGGACAAATTTGGCGCCTACTTACCGGTAATTTGTTACACACCAACATCTGGCATTTAGTGATGAATTTGGCTGGCTTTTGGGTCATTGTGTTTTTACATGAATTACATTACCAAAGACATACAGGTAAATTGACGCTACTTTTTTTGTGCCTTTGTGTCTTGGAAGGTGTGGGTTTATATATTTTCTATCCTGAACTCAGAGCCTATGTAGGATTAAGTGGGTTGCTACATGGTTTATTTACTTTTGGCGCGGTAATGGATATTCGCAAAGGTTTACGGTCTGGGTATTTACTACTAATAGGTGTCATTATTAAGGTAGGTTATGAGCAGTATTTTGGTGCAAGTGCGGGTATTTCTGAATTAATCAATGCCAGGGTAGCGACAGAGTCTCATTTAGTCGGCTTAGTTGCGGGGTTAATATGCGCGATATTCTGGCTGACTGTTGCGAACAAATTTCGTCATAAAAAGTAG
- the trhA gene encoding PAQR family membrane homeostasis protein TrhA, giving the protein MPEKSDILTAEQILNSTADYSIKEELANGLSHGLGVIAALVGLVLMLSNAKEGLSSTQLAGVIIYGVSIIALFLSSTLYHTSRTPVWRKRFKMADHCTIYTLIAGTYTPLMLIALQDDNALIILTIIWSIAFGGIVFKTLFIGRFKALSLFLYLLMGWLCVTVMADLIANMTELTFNLLIIGGLFYSLGVIFYANKKIPYNHAIWHMFVLGGACSHFLCVYFMVTI; this is encoded by the coding sequence ATGCCCGAAAAATCTGACATTCTTACAGCAGAACAAATACTTAATAGTACTGCCGATTATAGCATCAAAGAGGAGTTAGCTAACGGGTTATCTCACGGGCTTGGTGTTATTGCGGCATTAGTTGGTCTGGTGTTAATGTTAAGTAATGCCAAAGAAGGTTTGTCTTCAACTCAGCTAGCTGGTGTTATTATTTATGGTGTTAGTATCATAGCCTTATTTTTATCTTCTACCTTGTATCACACTAGCCGTACACCTGTATGGCGAAAACGATTTAAAATGGCTGATCACTGCACCATATATACACTCATTGCAGGGACCTACACCCCTCTGATGTTGATCGCTTTACAAGATGATAACGCATTAATTATCTTAACGATTATCTGGAGTATTGCATTCGGTGGCATTGTATTTAAAACCTTGTTTATTGGTCGTTTCAAAGCACTCAGTCTATTTTTATATCTATTAATGGGTTGGCTCTGTGTTACTGTCATGGCAGACCTTATTGCTAACATGACAGAGTTAACATTTAACTTATTGATAATTGGCGGATTATTTTACAGTCTGGGGGTGATATTCTATGCCAATAAGAAAATACCCTATAATCATGCCATTTGGCATATGTTCGTTCTCGGTGGCGCTTGTTCACATTTCTTATGTGTTTATTTTATGGTCACCATTTAA
- a CDS encoding MGMT family protein has translation MYPDYKHSAEQKWQAKDKIVFVVKLIPEGKVLPYGKVADLAGLPGRARYVSRALKLAPLTANLPWHRVINAAGRISFPKNTLLFQQQTELLRLENIEVNNGKIPLSKHLWQPDLVTLVMTLPF, from the coding sequence ATGTATCCTGATTATAAACATTCTGCTGAGCAAAAATGGCAAGCAAAGGATAAAATTGTTTTTGTTGTTAAACTGATACCTGAAGGTAAAGTACTTCCTTATGGCAAAGTGGCTGATCTTGCAGGCTTACCAGGGCGAGCAAGATATGTATCGCGCGCACTCAAGCTTGCCCCGTTAACAGCTAACCTACCTTGGCATAGGGTAATTAACGCTGCGGGACGAATTTCGTTTCCCAAAAACACCCTTTTATTTCAACAGCAAACGGAATTATTGCGATTAGAGAATATTGAAGTGAACAATGGCAAGATTCCATTGTCCAAACATTTATGGCAACCTGATCTAGTAACATTAGTCATGACACTTCCGTTTTAG
- a CDS encoding DUF3108 domain-containing protein → MISFSATSSTLTADLVSTPQNSVQDDTPVKQAVSKSTILLPLTPHTAQYKAYYGSIELGDAKYTLPATDSGYYNYLFESEVGLLMLSDERKLQSDFTLENGKLVPFRYVHYRTGTGSDYTEQTAFAKSQNFIHTIYKQEALKLDYQELIFDPLMVQLQFRMDVISNKRPLNYKMVKEKEVDEYDFKIIGNETITVAGGTFETVKFEVVRESTKRQTFFWMAPKLAYLPVRLSHFSKGSKQLDIQLAQYHFDKPLTDIPSLDIDHEKRIFDAYMAEKSIIKQADSAEKDTSDDEDLPEVSHDEISEKEMLDIKKMVVD, encoded by the coding sequence ATGATATCTTTTAGTGCGACCAGTAGTACGCTTACCGCTGATTTAGTTTCAACACCACAGAATTCAGTACAAGATGACACTCCTGTTAAACAGGCTGTTTCAAAAAGTACCATTTTATTACCACTAACTCCTCATACCGCGCAGTACAAGGCTTATTATGGCAGTATTGAGTTAGGTGATGCTAAATATACTCTGCCAGCTACTGATAGTGGCTATTATAATTATCTATTCGAAAGTGAAGTCGGACTACTAATGTTGTCTGATGAACGTAAACTACAAAGTGATTTCACCCTTGAAAACGGCAAATTGGTGCCTTTTAGATATGTGCATTACAGAACAGGAACAGGTAGTGATTACACCGAGCAAACCGCTTTTGCTAAATCACAAAATTTTATCCATACCATCTACAAACAAGAAGCCCTAAAATTAGATTATCAAGAGTTAATATTTGACCCACTGATGGTGCAATTACAATTTAGAATGGACGTGATAAGTAATAAAAGACCCCTTAATTATAAGATGGTCAAAGAAAAAGAAGTGGATGAGTACGACTTTAAAATCATTGGTAATGAAACCATTACAGTGGCAGGCGGTACTTTTGAAACCGTAAAGTTTGAAGTTGTTCGCGAGAGTACAAAAAGACAAACATTTTTTTGGATGGCACCTAAGCTTGCTTATTTACCGGTTAGGCTAAGTCATTTCTCTAAAGGCAGTAAACAACTTGATATTCAACTTGCTCAATATCATTTCGATAAGCCATTAACTGACATTCCTAGTCTTGATATCGACCATGAAAAGCGGATATTCGATGCTTATATGGCAGAAAAGTCAATAATAAAACAAGCTGACTCAGCAGAAAAAGATACATCAGACGACGAAGATTTACCCGAGGTAAGCCATGATGAAATCAGCGAAAAAGAAATGTTAGATATTAAAAAAATGGTGGTTGATTAG
- a CDS encoding class II glutamine amidotransferase: MCELLAMSANVPTDIVFSFTGLAERGGVTGPHVDGWGITFYEGKGSRTFKDASPSSQSHIAQLIKSYPIKSEIVVSHIRQANRGCVSLENTHPFTRELWGRYWTYAHNGQLSEYEQKFISSRFQPVGDTDSEMAFCWILQQVVQQFGDTAPENMNVVFEYIAKLADEIRTLGIFNMILSDGIDLMAYCTNNLCHITRRAPFGKATLIDTDVVIDFQKETTPNDVVTVIATRPLTNNEQWQVLSAGDWRVFRLGDIRIEHSAV, encoded by the coding sequence ATGTGCGAATTACTTGCTATGAGTGCCAATGTACCCACTGATATTGTATTTAGTTTCACTGGGTTAGCAGAACGTGGTGGGGTAACTGGACCGCATGTAGATGGTTGGGGTATTACCTTTTATGAAGGTAAAGGTAGCCGAACATTTAAAGATGCATCTCCAAGCAGTCAATCTCATATTGCTCAATTAATAAAGTCATACCCGATAAAAAGTGAAATTGTTGTAAGTCATATTCGACAAGCTAATAGAGGGTGTGTGTCACTAGAAAACACCCACCCTTTTACGCGAGAATTATGGGGCCGTTACTGGACCTATGCCCATAATGGTCAGCTAAGTGAGTATGAGCAAAAATTTATTTCAAGTCGTTTTCAACCCGTTGGCGATACGGATAGTGAAATGGCATTTTGTTGGATACTTCAGCAAGTGGTACAGCAGTTTGGTGACACTGCACCAGAAAATATGAATGTGGTGTTTGAGTACATAGCTAAACTTGCAGATGAGATCCGCACTCTAGGTATATTTAATATGATCTTAAGCGATGGCATTGATTTAATGGCATATTGTACCAATAATTTGTGTCACATCACTCGTAGAGCACCCTTTGGTAAAGCAACCCTTATTGATACCGATGTGGTGATTGATTTTCAAAAAGAAACCACCCCTAATGATGTGGTTACCGTGATTGCGACTAGACCGTTAACTAACAATGAACAATGGCAGGTGCTTTCAGCCGGTGACTGGAGAGTATTTAGGCTGGGTGATATTCGGATCGAGCATAGTGCTGTTTAA